From Corallincola holothuriorum, the proteins below share one genomic window:
- the gmhB gene encoding D-glycero-beta-D-manno-heptose 1,7-bisphosphate 7-phosphatase — protein MSKPTVFLDRDGVINVDHGYVHTVSEFEFIPGVLEAAAKLTAAGYRLVVVTNQSGIARGYYTEGQFQRLTEWMVEQFKQAGACIEHVYHCPHHPEGQVASFAVNCDCRKPAPGMFYQAKKDLNIELSEAMMVGDKGDDMRAAQNAGLKLCFLVKSGKPVSTESVELADYVLESLAELPALLNKLFISK, from the coding sequence ATGAGTAAACCGACAGTTTTTCTTGATCGTGATGGCGTTATTAATGTCGACCATGGCTATGTGCACACTGTTAGCGAATTTGAATTCATCCCTGGCGTACTGGAAGCTGCGGCGAAATTGACGGCAGCGGGCTATCGATTGGTCGTGGTGACTAATCAATCGGGGATAGCGCGGGGATATTACACGGAAGGTCAGTTCCAGAGATTGACTGAGTGGATGGTTGAACAGTTCAAGCAAGCTGGCGCTTGTATAGAGCACGTCTATCACTGCCCACATCACCCCGAAGGTCAAGTGGCTAGTTTCGCTGTTAATTGCGATTGCCGTAAACCTGCACCGGGGATGTTTTATCAAGCTAAGAAAGATCTAAATATTGAGCTCTCAGAAGCAATGATGGTCGGAGACAAGGGCGATGATATGAGAGCAGCGCAAAATGCGGGGTTAAAGCTCTGCTTTTTAGTGAAAAGCGGAAAGCCTGTTTCAACTGAGTCAGTTGAACTAGCTGACTATGTATTAGAGAGCCTCGCTGAACTTCCTGCTTTATTGAATAAATTGTTTATATCTAAATAA